A region of Catenibacterium mitsuokai DNA encodes the following proteins:
- a CDS encoding tautomerase family protein, with translation MPYLALRTNKTLTLSQEVELKTTVGKLITMFPGESVDTFMIHIEDNQLIYFKGQEANCMMITLYLKGHYTDEQKEQFVAELTKALVKITKIPASNQYVTISEFEKWGHGGVYE, from the coding sequence ATGCCATATTTAGCATTACGTACAAACAAGACATTGACTCTTTCTCAGGAAGTTGAATTAAAAACTACTGTAGGAAAGTTAATTACAATGTTTCCTGGTGAATCAGTAGATACATTCATGATTCATATTGAAGATAATCAGCTCATTTATTTTAAAGGCCAGGAAGCAAATTGTATGATGATCACATTATACTTAAAAGGTCATTATACAGATGAACAGAAGGAACAGTTTGTAGCTGAACTTACTAAAGCATTAGTAAAAATCACTAAGATTCCAGCTTCTAATCAGTATGTTACTATATCTGAATTTGAAAAATGGGGTCATGGTGGTGTATACGAATAA
- the thiM gene encoding hydroxyethylthiazole kinase has product MNYIKKLREVKPLVHNITNYVTVNDVANAILAIGGSPIMSDEITEVAQMTSISNAFNINIGTLNQVKIASMFEAGKASNACQHITVLDPVGAGATDLRTNTCKDLLAQIHFDAIKGNVSEIKTLMAGTGHTKGVDASAEDQKNSHDLIDDIKAFAKELNTIIIVTGPVDYVTDGNKCYMIKNGCKEMSAITGTGCMLSGILGCFLTVENSVDSAAAAVMSMGIAGEIGASKLKEGEGNATLRTYLIDALFNMSDEELEKSGKYEVQ; this is encoded by the coding sequence ATGAATTACATTAAGAAATTAAGAGAAGTAAAACCATTAGTACACAACATTACTAACTATGTAACAGTCAATGATGTAGCCAATGCGATTTTAGCAATTGGGGGCAGTCCTATTATGTCAGATGAGATTACAGAAGTGGCTCAGATGACTTCTATCAGTAATGCATTTAATATTAATATTGGTACTCTCAATCAGGTGAAGATTGCTTCTATGTTTGAAGCAGGTAAAGCATCTAATGCATGTCAGCATATTACTGTATTAGATCCAGTAGGTGCAGGAGCTACTGATTTACGTACTAATACATGTAAGGATCTACTCGCTCAGATTCATTTTGATGCTATCAAAGGGAATGTTTCAGAAATCAAGACTTTAATGGCTGGTACAGGTCATACTAAAGGTGTTGATGCATCTGCAGAAGATCAGAAGAACTCACATGATCTTATTGACGATATCAAAGCGTTCGCAAAAGAATTGAATACTATTATTATTGTGACTGGTCCTGTAGATTATGTCACTGATGGTAATAAGTGCTATATGATCAAAAATGGATGTAAGGAAATGAGTGCTATTACTGGTACAGGATGTATGTTATCAGGTATCTTAGGATGTTTCTTAACAGTAGAAAATAGTGTAGATAGTGCAGCGGCTGCTGTTATGTCCATGGGTATTGCGGGTGAAATTGGTGCTTCTAAATTAAAAGAAGGTGAAGGTAATGCAACACTTCGTACTTATTTAATTGATGCATTATTTAATATGAGTGATGAAGAATTAGAAAAGAGTGGTAAATATGAAGTTCAATAA
- the thiD gene encoding bifunctional hydroxymethylpyrimidine kinase/phosphomethylpyrimidine kinase yields MKFNNDMLRLYAVTDRHWTGEQTLYEQVRDVLMGGATCLQLREKDLDEASFYEEAKNIKELCRLFDVPFIINDNVMLAKEIDADGVHVGQDDMACAKAREILGPDKIIGVSAHTIEEARIAKEQGADYLGVGAIFPTSSKDDAEVLGIKRLKEMTETVDLPMVAIGGISYDNCLLLKDTGIDGIAVISALFGQKHIKQATIDLKKRVDALYETMHTCLTIAGSDSSGGAGIQADLKTMLANKVFGMSAITALTAQNTTGVTDIMDVTPEFLESQIRAVFDDIYPEAVKIGMVSSKALIHTIVEMLKHYDAKHIVVDPVMVATSGAKLISDEAISTLKEELLPIAEVITPNIPETEVLTDMEVKTVEDMEIAAKKIYDTYHCAVLVKGGHQLNDANDYLYNGEKGTWFKGHRIDNSNTHGTGCTLSSAIASNLAKGYTLEESVRHAKTYLSGAIGAMLDLGQGSGPMDHGYNI; encoded by the coding sequence ATGAAGTTCAATAATGACATGTTAAGACTCTACGCTGTGACTGATCGTCATTGGACAGGAGAACAGACTCTCTATGAGCAGGTAAGAGATGTTTTAATGGGTGGTGCTACCTGTCTTCAGCTAAGAGAAAAAGACCTGGATGAAGCCTCTTTCTATGAAGAAGCAAAGAATATTAAAGAACTATGTCGCTTATTTGATGTGCCATTTATTATTAATGATAATGTCATGCTTGCTAAGGAAATTGATGCGGATGGTGTTCATGTAGGTCAGGATGATATGGCTTGCGCTAAGGCAAGAGAAATACTTGGTCCAGATAAGATCATTGGTGTCAGTGCACATACTATAGAAGAAGCAAGAATTGCGAAAGAACAAGGTGCAGACTATTTAGGTGTAGGGGCTATTTTCCCTACATCTTCTAAAGATGATGCAGAAGTATTAGGTATCAAGCGTTTAAAAGAAATGACTGAAACAGTGGATCTACCAATGGTTGCGATTGGTGGAATTAGTTATGATAATTGCTTATTACTTAAAGATACAGGTATTGATGGTATTGCGGTTATTAGTGCTTTATTTGGTCAGAAGCATATCAAACAGGCTACTATTGATTTAAAGAAGCGTGTAGATGCACTTTATGAAACAATGCATACATGTTTAACTATTGCCGGTAGTGACTCAAGTGGTGGGGCAGGAATACAAGCAGACTTAAAGACAATGCTTGCGAATAAAGTATTTGGTATGAGCGCTATTACAGCCCTCACAGCCCAGAATACAACGGGTGTGACAGATATTATGGATGTGACTCCAGAATTCTTAGAAAGCCAGATTCGTGCTGTATTTGATGATATCTATCCAGAAGCTGTTAAGATTGGTATGGTGTCTTCTAAAGCACTTATTCATACTATTGTAGAAATGTTGAAACATTATGATGCGAAGCATATTGTGGTAGATCCAGTCATGGTGGCTACAAGTGGTGCAAAGCTTATTAGTGATGAAGCTATCTCTACATTAAAAGAAGAACTACTTCCTATCGCAGAAGTGATTACACCTAATATTCCAGAAACAGAAGTACTCACTGATATGGAAGTTAAGACTGTAGAAGATATGGAAATAGCGGCTAAGAAGATCTATGACACATATCATTGTGCTGTATTAGTCAAAGGTGGACATCAATTAAATGATGCCAATGACTACTTATACAATGGTGAAAAGGGTACTTGGTTTAAAGGACATAGAATAGACAACAGTAATACACATGGTACAGGATGTACTTTATCAAGTGCGATTGCATCCAACTTAGCTAAGGGCTATACACTAGAAGAATCAGTTAGACATGCTAAAACATATCTTTCTGGTGCAATAGGTGCTATGTTAGATTTAGGTCAGGGAAGTGGTCCTATGGATCATGGCTACAATATCTAA
- a CDS encoding MarR family transcriptional regulator, translating into MIDNIFGLSIRYKPWDKKSILPLYIVSNYQFYTAYIENIRCIVIIPIEELPTLPSLKKQIQKIRVIDDVPVVLYSKTISFYRRKSLLENHIPFITDKQTFLPFIGTLLVDEKEPEKIKDKFVYSTQLLFLAYMYNHEKKVYVSDLSKSLPFSAMTLSRAVKQLEMTDLFLVYKDGVNKVIESKYSHKELFERIQHYLLTPVRQVGYMNQSLVTDYMVLAGESALSEMSMLNSSRLRTYAVYEKDFDKTQLIDELIDPEVQVKVEIWAYDPQLFTHTNIADTLSIVLSLKENKDERIEEVLEDILEKELTD; encoded by the coding sequence ATGATTGATAATATATTTGGCCTATCTATAAGATATAAACCTTGGGATAAGAAAAGCATATTACCTCTCTATATTGTGAGTAATTATCAATTCTATACAGCTTATATAGAAAATATACGTTGTATTGTGATTATACCGATAGAAGAACTGCCAACACTTCCATCACTCAAAAAACAAATACAAAAAATTCGAGTAATTGATGATGTTCCTGTCGTATTATATAGTAAGACAATATCATTTTATAGAAGAAAGAGTCTTCTTGAGAATCACATTCCTTTCATAACAGATAAACAAACTTTTCTTCCTTTTATTGGTACATTACTTGTAGACGAAAAGGAACCAGAAAAGATTAAAGACAAGTTTGTCTATTCAACACAGTTATTATTTCTTGCTTATATGTATAATCATGAGAAGAAGGTATATGTATCAGATCTGTCAAAGAGCCTTCCATTTTCCGCAATGACCCTGTCTAGGGCAGTTAAACAATTAGAAATGACAGATTTATTTTTAGTATATAAGGATGGTGTGAATAAGGTAATAGAATCGAAATATTCTCATAAAGAATTGTTTGAGCGTATTCAACACTATCTCTTAACACCAGTACGTCAAGTAGGATATATGAATCAGTCTTTGGTTACAGATTATATGGTTCTTGCAGGAGAGAGTGCATTATCAGAAATGAGTATGTTGAATTCAAGCCGTTTAAGAACATATGCAGTATATGAAAAGGACTTTGATAAGACGCAGCTTATTGATGAATTGATAGACCCAGAAGTACAGGTAAAAGTAGAAATATGGGCCTATGATCCTCAATTATTCACTCATACAAATATCGCAGATACTCTTTCTATAGTATTGTCTTTGAAAGAAAATAAAGATGAAAGAATTGAAGAAGTCTTAGAAGACATACTAGAAAAGGAGCTGACAGATTAA
- a CDS encoding MarR family winged helix-turn-helix transcriptional regulator, protein MDAKKNNLMDSINTVFKLAIKVQEDYIKYSPFPELSMNEMHIIEAVSKQQFPTMTNVAKTLKVTVGTLTTNVKTIVNKGFLTRERSSADHRVTYLRITDKGYQALEVHNQFHRELSDLYSQHIPDEMIGWVYDTIENVIEDLKEYQKKLNK, encoded by the coding sequence ATGGACGCGAAAAAGAATAATTTAATGGATTCTATTAATACAGTTTTTAAACTCGCCATTAAAGTACAGGAAGATTATATTAAGTATAGTCCTTTTCCTGAGTTATCAATGAATGAAATGCATATTATAGAGGCTGTAAGTAAGCAGCAGTTTCCTACTATGACAAATGTTGCAAAGACATTGAAGGTAACTGTAGGAACATTAACGACTAATGTAAAAACTATTGTGAATAAAGGTTTTCTTACAAGAGAACGTTCGTCGGCGGATCATCGTGTCACATATCTACGTATTACTGATAAAGGATATCAGGCATTAGAGGTTCATAATCAATTCCATAGAGAGTTATCTGACCTCTATAGTCAGCATATTCCTGATGAAATGATTGGCTGGGTATATGATACAATAGAGAACGTCATAGAAGACTTAAAAGAATACCAGAAAAAACTTAATAAATAA
- a CDS encoding biotin--[acetyl-CoA-carboxylase] ligase, giving the protein MKYIEFEEIDSTNTYIHDHYQELDDDTIVRAHYQTHGRGRSNHIWEADKNEQLLFSYYMKQNVDPLKVSAIMAYAIVTVLRMKQINAFIKWPNDIYVNNQKIAGILVETIYENTLQGIIIGTGLNISKGSYYSLSDVINHPIDKEKLMLNIIDTFKNMLHMPFASLLDGMNRHSYLRGKTIPYKEYGLVKFLYLDENCHLVIEDENKKKHTILLNELSLGRI; this is encoded by the coding sequence ATGAAATATATAGAATTTGAAGAAATTGATTCTACTAATACGTATATTCATGATCATTATCAGGAATTAGATGATGATACAATTGTCCGTGCACATTATCAAACTCATGGTCGAGGACGTTCTAATCATATCTGGGAGGCAGATAAGAATGAACAGCTTCTCTTTAGTTATTATATGAAACAGAACGTGGATCCTTTAAAGGTGTCTGCCATTATGGCTTATGCGATTGTGACAGTTCTAAGAATGAAACAGATCAATGCATTCATTAAGTGGCCCAATGATATATATGTAAATAATCAGAAGATTGCAGGTATTCTTGTAGAGACGATTTATGAGAATACTTTACAGGGTATTATTATTGGGACAGGATTAAATATAAGTAAGGGTTCTTACTATTCTCTATCTGATGTGATAAATCATCCTATTGATAAAGAAAAGCTGATGTTGAATATTATTGATACGTTTAAGAATATGCTTCATATGCCTTTTGCATCTTTATTAGATGGCATGAATCGTCATTCTTATTTAAGAGGTAAGACAATTCCCTATAAAGAATATGGTTTAGTGAAATTCTTATATCTCGATGAGAATTGTCATCTTGTGATAGAGGATGAAAATAAGAAAAAGCATACGATTCTTTTAAATGAATTATCATTAGGTCGTATATAA
- the fabZ gene encoding 3-hydroxyacyl-ACP dehydratase FabZ, which translates to MELNSNEIAKINPHRYPFALVDRITDYKPGEYAKGIKCVSVNEMQFMGHFPEHHVMPGVLIVEALAQTGCIAILSQEEHQGKIVFFAGINKCKFKGQVIPGDVMELECTLTRMRGKIGIGEAKATVNGKTVVQAELTFAIGD; encoded by the coding sequence ATGGAACTAAATAGTAATGAAATTGCGAAGATTAATCCTCATCGTTATCCATTTGCGCTTGTAGATCGTATTACTGATTATAAGCCAGGAGAATATGCGAAGGGCATTAAGTGTGTAAGTGTGAATGAAATGCAGTTTATGGGTCATTTCCCTGAGCATCATGTGATGCCAGGTGTATTGATTGTAGAAGCTTTAGCACAGACTGGATGTATTGCGATATTAAGTCAGGAAGAACATCAAGGTAAGATTGTCTTCTTTGCAGGAATCAATAAATGTAAGTTTAAAGGACAGGTCATTCCTGGAGATGTGATGGAATTAGAATGCACACTCACAAGAATGAGAGGTAAGATTGGTATTGGTGAAGCAAAAGCAACAGTCAATGGTAAAACTGTTGTACAGGCTGAACTCACTTTTGCGATTGGTGACTGA
- the fabF gene encoding beta-ketoacyl-ACP synthase II, with amino-acid sequence MTKRRVVVTGIGTINPIGHNVEETWKSIEEGRCGIAPISLFDTKGMKVTLAGEVKDFDVTKYIDKKEAKKMDRFIQMGMIASHEAMLDSGLDINNIDSHRFGVIVSSGIGGLGSIEKNYQTGEKRGFDRVSPFFIPMTISNLAAGHIAIAYHAQGLCTCPVTACAGGTNAIGDAFRNIRDDYQDVMIAGGCEASVTPLGIGGFTSMKALSDATDPDRASIPFDKERNGFVMGEGAGILILEELEHALKRGAHIYGEMTGYGVSCDAHHITAPLPNGEGGAYAMQNALDDAGISYDVIDYINAHGTSTHLNDLCETEAIKSVFKEHAYKLAVSSTKGHTGHCLGAAGGIEAVLSVLALKHNFIPPTLNYQVKDEECDLNVVPNIGVKKDLHYVMSNSLGFGGHNASIIFKEYDNGTK; translated from the coding sequence ATGACAAAACGTAGAGTAGTAGTAACAGGTATAGGAACTATTAATCCTATTGGACATAATGTAGAAGAAACATGGAAATCTATTGAAGAAGGAAGATGTGGTATTGCGCCTATTTCTTTATTTGATACAAAAGGTATGAAGGTCACTCTTGCAGGTGAAGTTAAAGACTTTGATGTCACAAAGTATATTGATAAGAAAGAAGCGAAGAAGATGGACCGCTTTATTCAGATGGGGATGATTGCATCTCACGAAGCAATGCTTGATAGTGGTCTTGATATCAACAACATTGATTCTCATCGTTTTGGAGTGATTGTATCAAGTGGTATTGGTGGTTTAGGTTCTATTGAAAAGAACTATCAGACAGGAGAAAAGAGAGGTTTTGATAGAGTATCTCCTTTCTTTATTCCTATGACTATTTCTAACTTAGCAGCGGGTCATATTGCGATTGCTTATCATGCACAAGGGTTATGTACCTGCCCAGTGACTGCTTGTGCAGGTGGTACAAATGCGATTGGTGATGCATTTAGAAATATTCGTGATGATTATCAGGATGTCATGATTGCTGGTGGATGTGAAGCATCTGTGACTCCTTTAGGCATTGGTGGATTTACTTCTATGAAGGCTTTAAGTGATGCCACTGATCCTGATCGTGCTTCTATTCCTTTTGATAAAGAAAGAAATGGTTTTGTTATGGGTGAAGGAGCCGGTATTCTTATTCTTGAAGAATTAGAACACGCCTTAAAGAGAGGCGCACATATTTATGGTGAAATGACTGGTTATGGTGTAAGCTGTGATGCCCATCATATTACTGCCCCACTTCCTAATGGTGAAGGTGGTGCCTATGCCATGCAGAATGCATTAGATGATGCAGGTATCAGTTATGATGTGATTGATTATATTAATGCGCATGGTACTTCTACTCATTTAAATGATTTATGTGAAACTGAAGCGATTAAATCAGTATTTAAGGAACATGCATACAAACTTGCGGTAAGTTCTACTAAAGGTCATACAGGACATTGTTTAGGGGCTGCCGGGGGTATTGAAGCAGTACTATCAGTATTGGCCTTAAAGCATAACTTTATTCCTCCTACTTTGAATTATCAGGTAAAGGATGAAGAATGTGATTTAAATGTAGTACCAAATATCGGTGTTAAGAAAGATCTTCATTATGTGATGAGTAATTCATTAGGTTTTGGTGGACATAATGCAAGTATTATATTTAAGGAGTATGACAATGGAACTAAATAG
- the fabG gene encoding 3-oxoacyl-[acyl-carrier-protein] reductase — protein sequence MKLSNKVALVTGGLKGIGRATVMELATQGADIALNYRASEKNKVLAEELVKELKDLGRDVLCVEGDISHEEDVENIFKSIKKYFGHLDILVNNAGITRDQLILRMKTEDFDAVINTNLKGTYLCMKQASRLMMKQKSGHIISLSSVVGVIGNAGQVNYAASKAGVIGMTMSLARELGPRGVTVNAVAPGFIETDMTDVLSDEVKEVLKASIPLGTLGHVEDVAKTIAFLASDDAKYITGQTIHVDGGMAM from the coding sequence ATGAAACTAAGTAATAAGGTTGCCCTTGTCACTGGGGGTTTAAAAGGTATTGGACGTGCGACAGTGATGGAACTTGCAACTCAAGGTGCAGATATTGCGCTCAATTATCGTGCAAGTGAAAAGAATAAAGTATTAGCTGAAGAATTAGTAAAAGAACTTAAAGATCTTGGTAGAGATGTATTATGTGTTGAAGGTGATATTTCTCATGAAGAGGATGTAGAAAACATCTTCAAGAGTATCAAGAAGTATTTTGGACATCTTGATATTCTTGTGAATAATGCAGGGATTACAAGAGACCAGTTAATTTTAAGAATGAAGACTGAAGACTTTGATGCCGTTATTAATACAAATCTTAAGGGAACTTACTTATGTATGAAGCAGGCAAGCCGTTTAATGATGAAGCAGAAGTCTGGTCATATTATTTCTTTATCTTCTGTCGTAGGTGTGATAGGTAATGCCGGACAGGTTAACTATGCAGCAAGTAAAGCAGGTGTTATTGGTATGACAATGTCTCTTGCAAGAGAATTAGGTCCTAGAGGTGTGACTGTGAATGCAGTGGCTCCTGGATTTATTGAAACTGATATGACAGATGTATTAAGTGATGAGGTAAAAGAAGTTTTAAAGGCATCTATTCCTTTAGGAACACTTGGACATGTAGAGGATGTCGCAAAGACAATCGCATTCTTAGCAAGCGATGATGCAAAGTATATTACAGGACAGACCATTCATGTAGATGGTGGAATGGCTATGTAA
- the fabD gene encoding ACP S-malonyltransferase — translation MKLGFIYAGQGTQYVGMGQSFYENDEDCKNLLDNLKLDFDLKDIMFNSDEKTISTTRFTQPAMVAVANMATLLLKKNGITPDYVCGLSLGEYSALSAAGVFDPETAIQVVRERGLAMEKAAEGVESAMMAILGLEREPLLDICVGCDGYVSIANYNCPGQLVIAGEKKAVEEAGQKALDHGARRAVPLNTSGPFHTKLLKDASTRLHEVFKDVTFHEMNVPVIFNCTGKELEDCSVQEMLEKQVMSPVYFEDSIRTMINNGVDTIIEIGPGKVLSGFVRKIDRKIKTYQVEDMASLQKCVEAFNETK, via the coding sequence ATGAAACTCGGTTTTATCTATGCAGGACAAGGAACACAATATGTAGGTATGGGACAGTCTTTTTATGAAAATGATGAAGACTGTAAGAACTTATTAGATAATTTGAAATTAGATTTTGATTTAAAGGATATCATGTTTAATAGTGATGAAAAGACTATTAGTACGACACGTTTTACTCAGCCAGCGATGGTAGCCGTTGCGAATATGGCCACTCTTCTTTTAAAGAAAAATGGAATTACACCTGATTATGTATGTGGTTTGTCTTTAGGCGAATACAGTGCTTTAAGTGCAGCAGGTGTATTTGATCCTGAAACCGCAATTCAAGTTGTAAGAGAAAGAGGTCTCGCAATGGAAAAGGCCGCTGAAGGTGTTGAGAGTGCCATGATGGCTATTCTTGGACTTGAACGTGAGCCATTACTTGATATATGTGTTGGCTGTGATGGCTATGTTTCTATTGCGAACTATAACTGTCCTGGACAGTTAGTTATTGCAGGAGAAAAGAAAGCAGTAGAAGAAGCAGGTCAGAAAGCGTTGGATCATGGTGCAAGAAGAGCTGTACCTTTAAATACAAGCGGTCCTTTCCATACAAAATTATTAAAGGATGCAAGTACAAGACTTCATGAAGTATTTAAAGATGTTACATTCCATGAAATGAATGTCCCTGTGATTTTCAATTGTACTGGTAAGGAATTAGAAGATTGCAGCGTGCAGGAGATGTTAGAGAAACAGGTCATGAGTCCTGTTTATTTTGAAGATAGTATTCGTACGATGATCAATAATGGTGTGGATACAATTATAGAGATTGGACCTGGTAAGGTACTAAGCGGTTTTGTCCGTAAGATTGATAGAAAAATCAAGACATATCAGGTAGAAGATATGGCTTCTTTACAGAAGTGTGTGGAGGCATTCAATGAAACTAAGTAA
- a CDS encoding NAD(P)H-dependent flavin oxidoreductase, translated as MKIGSHSLSLPLIQGGMGVGVSLSSLAGNVAKKGAMGVISTAQIGFKKPTFLKDTKKANLEAIDEEIKRAKEISNNNGMVAVNVMVALSDYEQHVRQAVKSGVDAIISGAGLPLKLPEYVDEKTAIAPIVSSGKAARLILNKWKRQYNRTADFIVIEGYKAGGHLGFKKGELLENTCASLKDILKDVKEVVKGFEELFNHAIPVFVAGGIYTNDDIKEMLEAGADGVQMGTRFIGTYECDASMEYKNYFINGKKEDIQIVQSPVGMPGRAFMTPFMEKTHPIKRCFRCIASCDMKSIPYCITQALINAVNGDCENGLVFTGTNGYRIDKLVHVSDLIDELMEGIV; from the coding sequence ATGAAAATAGGATCACATTCTTTATCTCTCCCTTTAATTCAGGGAGGAATGGGTGTTGGTGTTTCCTTAAGTTCTTTAGCTGGAAATGTGGCTAAAAAAGGGGCAATGGGTGTTATTTCAACAGCCCAGATTGGTTTTAAAAAGCCTACTTTTCTTAAAGATACAAAGAAAGCGAATCTAGAAGCGATTGATGAAGAAATCAAACGTGCTAAAGAGATTTCAAATAATAACGGTATGGTGGCAGTCAATGTCATGGTTGCCTTAAGTGATTATGAACAGCATGTCAGACAAGCTGTAAAAAGTGGTGTAGATGCAATCATTTCTGGGGCTGGTCTTCCTTTAAAGCTACCTGAATATGTGGATGAAAAGACAGCGATTGCGCCTATTGTATCTTCTGGTAAGGCCGCACGTTTGATATTAAACAAGTGGAAACGTCAATATAATCGTACAGCTGACTTTATTGTGATTGAAGGATATAAAGCAGGTGGACATCTTGGATTTAAGAAGGGTGAACTATTAGAGAATACATGTGCTTCTTTAAAGGATATTCTAAAAGATGTTAAGGAAGTTGTGAAAGGCTTTGAAGAGTTATTTAATCATGCGATTCCTGTGTTTGTCGCAGGTGGTATTTATACCAATGATGATATTAAAGAGATGTTAGAAGCAGGTGCGGATGGTGTTCAGATGGGTACACGTTTTATTGGTACTTATGAATGCGATGCTTCAATGGAGTATAAGAATTATTTTATTAATGGCAAGAAGGAAGATATTCAAATTGTACAGTCTCCTGTAGGTATGCCAGGACGTGCTTTTATGACACCTTTTATGGAAAAGACACATCCTATTAAGAGATGTTTCAGATGTATTGCGAGCTGTGATATGAAGTCTATTCCTTATTGTATTACTCAGGCTTTAATTAATGCGGTGAATGGTGATTGTGAGAATGGTCTTGTATTTACTGGCACGAACGGATATCGCATTGACAAGCTTGTACATGTAAGTGATCTGATTGATGAATTAATGGAGGGTATTGTATGA
- a CDS encoding nitronate monooxygenase — MWLNETLKIKYPLIQGGMANIATGAFAAAVSNAGGLGLIAGGGMSPEMLRENIREAKRLTDKPFGVNLMLLHPQAGEMADIVVEENVPVVTTGAGNPGIYIKKWKEAGIIVMPVVPSVALARRMEKAGVDAVIAEGTESGGHVGELTTMALVPQVKAAVNIPVIVAGGIASGKQLLAAVALGADGVQVGTILLASTECPIHQNYKNAIIKAKDTDTTVTGRIAGTPVRILKNKMARTYIKKEKEGAEMMELEKYTLGSLKRAVFEGDVETGSLMSGQVAGMVHEERSLKDIIEGLFKEYEEEKKRVMEVHL, encoded by the coding sequence ATGTGGTTAAATGAAACATTAAAGATTAAATACCCTCTTATTCAGGGTGGTATGGCTAATATTGCGACAGGTGCTTTTGCGGCAGCTGTGTCTAATGCAGGTGGTTTAGGACTTATTGCAGGAGGTGGTATGTCTCCTGAGATGTTAAGAGAGAATATCCGTGAAGCAAAGAGACTTACTGATAAACCTTTTGGTGTTAATTTGATGTTATTACATCCACAAGCAGGAGAAATGGCTGATATTGTGGTGGAAGAGAATGTTCCTGTAGTAACAACTGGAGCGGGTAATCCAGGTATTTATATTAAGAAATGGAAGGAAGCAGGTATTATTGTGATGCCTGTAGTACCTAGCGTTGCCCTTGCAAGACGTATGGAAAAAGCAGGTGTGGATGCCGTTATTGCGGAAGGTACGGAATCTGGTGGTCATGTGGGAGAATTGACTACTATGGCTTTAGTACCACAGGTCAAAGCTGCAGTGAATATTCCTGTGATTGTTGCAGGTGGGATTGCGAGTGGTAAACAGCTTCTTGCGGCAGTTGCACTTGGTGCGGATGGTGTACAGGTTGGTACTATTCTTCTTGCAAGTACAGAATGTCCTATTCACCAGAACTATAAGAATGCGATTATCAAGGCAAAAGATACTGATACAACAGTAACTGGACGTATTGCCGGAACTCCTGTACGTATCTTAAAGAATAAGATGGCACGTACTTATATTAAGAAGGAAAAAGAAGGGGCCGAAATGATGGAACTAGAGAAGTATACATTAGGTTCTTTAAAACGTGCTGTATTTGAAGGTGATGTAGAGACTGGTTCTTTAATGAGTGGTCAGGTTGCTGGTATGGTGCATGAAGAAAGAAGTCTTAAAGACATCATTGAAGGTTTATTTAAAGAATATGAAGAAGAAAAGAAACGCGTGATGGAGGTTCATCTATGA